The following DNA comes from Triticum aestivum cultivar Chinese Spring chromosome 3D, IWGSC CS RefSeq v2.1, whole genome shotgun sequence.
GGTGCTTGGAAAGAGACCGTTTGCTCAATCAATGGCTTCATCGTCAGATGCAAGGACACGGGCTTATTATACCTTCTTGAAGAATGACATTATGTTCTTTCCTTGCTTGGGGGCAGCAGCCTTGGCAGGTTTCTTGCTGCCTGCTGTTTTGCTTGGAGCACTGTTCCTGTCAGTGTTTGCTGCTGGCTGCGGCTTGCTTGGAAGAGTTGGCCTGGCACAGAACAGAAATCGGTTGATTTGTCAGTCACATGAATAAGAACTGGTGCATTCGCTCAGGTTAACAACGACTCGAACAAAGCAATGGCTATGCGAGAGCTTAAATGTGCAAAATATATGTTGTAGTGACATCCGACCTACTTGTTTTTCTAAATGATAAAATAGATGAGTAAAGCTCCTGTTAGAGGTATGAATTTGCGTTTTTCCTTCCTATTGTGCATGATAGATGGTCAGCGGCATAATCAAAACTATGCACTAAATCAATTCATATTCCTTGAGGGGCTCTGATGCCTGATAAACTAAAGAAGAGGGTGGTTCCTAAAGATAACTGCTTCAGTAACAACAGCAATAGCATGTGGCATCAAACTATAAGGTGAATATGTATAGTTATCAAGGATTTCACAGAATACAGAATAAAAAAACAGTGCATTACCTGTTAGTGGCATCAGTAGTGGTAACATTTTTCTCTGCCTTATCACTTGCAGGAGCTTCGCCCTCCCAGACAACCTCAGTTACTAAAATAGAAACCGAGCAAAGCTTCAGGCATTTACAATCACGCGGATGGAAAGCAGATGGAAGAATTGAGCAAAAGGAATAACTAGAACAGCTAATGATGCAAGCCATGGAAAAATTACTTGACAAAAATAATTATGTgacaacttcaactaatttgtaGACTTCTCACATACGCATTCAAAACAACAAATACAGGAAAACAATATAAGATGCACAATCTTATACTTGAACTAAAAAAGACTATTGATCGCAAATAAGACAAGTTTTTTTATGTTCATAAACAAGACAAGTTGCTTACAAAAAGTGTATACATATTCCGCAATATGTTGTCAACAACAAGTAGCATGCAGTTGTTTACAAAAGAAATAGAGCACACAGTACAATTGCAGTAAGGGGTATTTAGGTTTTCAAGGTATTTCTAGTTTTTGCTTATTTAGGAGCCAGTGAGACTAAGTGAATGATATAAGCATGACAGAGCAATATGATAGCATGCCCAAATGATATAAGCATGACATGTTTCATGGGATAGGGTTTAACTCTACCTTCTCTCCCCCGCTCATCTATACGTGTCTTCAAGACCTTCCTTCTTTTAGGCGAGGTGGAAGCTGTCTCAGCAGCAAGATCCTTCTTATTTTCATCGATTGGTGGATCATTGGCCTTTTCTTTTAAGGTAATCCCAGAACCGTTGATACCATTGTCACTTCCAGTTTTACATTCAGAGGTAAATTCAGAATCAGTCCCTTTTGTGAAGCCTTTCACATCACTGACTGTATCCTGTTTGCTTTCCACTTTCTTCTGTTCTGATATATTGTCTTGTGCAGCTTCAGTGACAGGATTTCTGGCATCCTGTTTTGGTGGCTCTGGAGATGCAATGGCTACAAAATCGTcgtcatcattatcatcatctGAACAATCAAAGATCGCTCTTCTCTTTCTGTTACTTGCACCATTAGAGGCCCGCTTGTAGTGTGCACTTTTTTCATCATCGCTGCTATCAGCATCTGCTTCTTCTTTTGCACATATCTGTGCATCAGCTGTAACTGGAAGTATTTACAGCATGTCAATTTCATCAGCAATGTGGTATACTTTATATAAGGAATTGATATATGTACTTGAGATCAAAGTGCAAGAAAGTAAAGCAACTTGGATTAAAACATGAGATTTAGTGAGAAAATACCAGCTACACTTGGTAGATCTTTAGCTTTAGTGACAGCTGGAGCCTTGGGTTTTGCAGATGCACGGCCCCACATTGTAGCCAGGGATGCACCATTACTGGGTAGGGCCTTCCCGTTCTGAGCTTTGGTTTTATTTGCATGCACACCAACTGATGGCTCTTTGACAGAAGGAGCATTAACAGTTTTATCCAAGACCGGGGCATTATCCTTCTCAGCTTTAATGTTTGTTTCTTTCACTTGATCGGATGGTTCAGGTAGATCTTGCTGTCGAACAATAGAAGATTGCCCTTTTGGAGCACTACTAGGTTTTGGCACTGCAGGTGCTACAACACTATTTGTAGGCTTTGGGGGCATTGAGCTCACATGCTTTCCTGTGGTAGTTCGCTTGACAAAAGAATTTCTTACACCACAAAACCTGTGCAAGAATTCAGAACCCCAGTGAGGGAAAGGTATCATATAAAATTGACATGCTTTTCTTATACATAttgagaaaaaatattaaaatgcttaaaaacACAAAATGTGATCCAGAAAGTACTATTTAATATATAGGCCCAGTTGTTTTGGCTGATTCTCCCAGATGTTGAGAATTGGATCTCCCCCTAGATTCTCTCAGATTCTTAAACCCTttttttttacaatcctagctaaATCGGCCAAAAGAACAGGGCCATGTTTTCTTCTCTACCATATCCCACCTGTCTCACACACTCGATACTAATAACATTTTATCATGTCAGTAGGGAGGCGGACGTGTCTTGGCGCCTATACCTTTCCTCTCACTGTAATCTATGATGTAACTCGCCCCTTGGGCATTTGAGTAATAAAAAAACATTTAATCGTCTTCTCTTACAAATCCTTTGCAAGTATGCCTACACATGGTTTGGGGGGCAAAGCAAGGGGGTAAAATCAGCAATACCTATTATCTCTCAAacaattttcttcatcaaatgGCTGGTTGAAAAGCTCCTCTGCCTGCACAAATTCAGGATTCCAAAGTACAGCAGTATCTTTTGGAATACATGCCTGGATACTGTAAACCTGGACTGAACAAGAATCCTTAAAGGTTCGCCTTGCTTCTGCTTCATACAAAGAAAACTGTTTAGAAGGAAGGATGACTCTTAGAACCAACATATTACTAGAGTGCGGAGAGGTAAATACTCTATTTTTATTCTGAACTCCAACAAACATGATCACGTTAATCATAAACAGAATGCTGTAACTTGAGGAATTGtgcccctaccccccccccccccccccttaaaaaaataGAGTTCCTGCATTACCTTCAAGTTTAGAGCTTGAAGTGAGTTTTACACAATAATTTTGGGGATTGTTCTTTAACCACCCAGACACACTGTAAATAACTTCATGATCACTCCCGTGTTTGTTGACAAACTCCTGAAGCAACCTGGACAGCAGTAGAGACTAGTCAGATGCAATAATGATGCTATAGTTATGCAGTGGAAATAACAAGAGAAAGTGAATTATCACCTCTTGGCATCATTTGATGATACAGAAAAATTCCGGCTTAACCATTTGTACGAAATCTGTTAGAAGAACACATATAGAGTTTGGGAACATTAGCCATGTTGTAACCAATCAGGACGGACTGAACAATGGGCAACGATAGTGGTCTAAACGCTCttgtatttctttacagagggagtacatgaaaaAATCTTAAGTGAGAAGACAAAAGAATGATTAATCATCTGGAGCTTGAGTGGCACACTGTTGTTTAATCACCCTAAAATCTGAATGAACTCATAGTGCAATCATATTGGATGTTATCTAATGCTCATCTTTGATGAAATTCATGCTGAAATAATTTTGCCAGTTGTAAACTGAGCACAGCAACGAGGTTAACCCTCCCCACAACCCAGAGAGGACTATAGTAAATTTAGCTAGTCGTCTAGAGAACAGTATCTAGCCTTGTTTGTAGAATCGATACAGAAATTGTGCATCTGTTGAAAAGAAAAATGAACCTAACTAGCACAAACGCACCATAAATTGCCACAATAGAATATTTTCGTTTCTTTTCCTTTGAAATTTATCCACATATACAAACGTTGGCGTGGAATGAGACACTAACCTAGGTAGTCGTCAAAGGAATCCAGGCTTATTTCTAGTACAATCCATGCAGAAATTGTGCAGGAATGGAAAAGGGAACATTTTCATCATAAGAAGAGAATCAAATGCACGGCTTATCACCATAAATAATATTTATCAGTTTCCTTTTCTTTCGAAAACTCCCCGCATAATCATACGTTGACCCAGAAGTAGCCACCTAGACCATTTTATCGGCATCCAAGTCACCAGAAGGTACAACTCACACGAATCGCAACCCTAACTCAAATCGTTCGTACCAGCACGGGGCAACAAGAACAATACAACCAGCGGAATCCAAGAAATCACGTCTCCCCTGATCCTCCGCGCGGAGTGCAAGACGGAGGGAGATCGAACGGGCGAATCGTCATAGCGGCGACTGAGCCatcagacgggggggggggggggggggggggggggggggggggggtggggggtggggttcCGATAGTTACCACGCGGAGCTGGTCGGAGAAGAGGGCGTGGATCTGGGGCAGCAGGTCGAGCAGCGCGCCGTCGGCCATCGTCCGGTCGCCTCCGCTCCCGATCCGGAAGGCTGTGGAacccttgctagggtttcgaattGGGGAGCGGCGGGGGAAGACGAAGGGGGGGTGTGGCGCGGGATTGGATTGGGGCTGAGGGGCGGTTTTCCCGCCTCCCCTGTTTTGTTGGCGCGGCCCGTGCCAGGGTGAGGGTCCTACGGGGGGGACGACGGCGCGCAGTTCACTTGCCGAAAGAAAGCCCGCTCGAGCTCGAGCGTGTTTTTTTTACTtactctgtttttatttattttgcataTTAGTTTTATCTTAAATCAAACTTTATAATGTTGATTAGGTACATAAAAAAGTTAAAATCTGCAATATTCAATGAAGACTCATCGTGAGAATTTTTTTTTGATGAATTGTGAGATGGTTGCCTATATATTCGGCGGAAGAAATAAATACAGATAATCCCTTAGATACAAAATCCACATAAGTTGGCGGCAGCTAGGGCCTACGGAGTTCCAACGCAGCCACCGCCTGCTTCTCCAAAAAAAAGCTAGGGTTCCTACCTGTAGGTACGCCTCGTCTCCGGTGGTTCCAGGCCCATGGGGGCGCAGTGGATCCTACCAAAGGAGGGCTTGGTTTTTAGTCGTTTCTTTcagttttgttatggtttgtgtcctactcgggaaggcgagacggcggcggctccctgaataTGGAATAAATGTCTCCCCGTCTAGCCACCGTTCTGGCGGTGCatttagcatcgttggtgggcgtgtggaggtgtgtcttcggcggatctatttttgatggatttgctcggatatcgtcgttgttcgtctacgttcctGTGTTTTCcgattggatccttctgatctacgttattcttcatcggcggcgCCTGCTATTTTTGATGCACTGCTCCTATGGAACCTTATGATgatgactttccgactgtctactacaaaagttgtgcccgactccggcgatggagggacgATGATGACGGCGTGCCTTCGGCTtgcttcagtgtttgtagtcgtcgctaggtggtctatggatctggatgtaatttttattatttctagtgttcattgtactgccatgattaaagATTAATAGATCAGATGTTTTCCCGCAAAATAAAATACATTACAAAAGAtagtaaagaaaataaaaacaactaATTGGACTCAGCTTCAGGTGAGTTCTCTGTATCACTAAGCCagtgaactgaaagcagaggttgTAGGATGTCTTGTTTGGTCAGAAGCAGGACGACGATGTTTGGAAAAGTCTTCGGGTCAGTTTGGTTGGGGATGTGGAGAAATATTGACTGGCATGGAGCCTGCCTAAGTCTTGCCTTCGGGTCAGTTTGATAAATCTAACTTAGATGTCGGACACATTGGAGATTGACTTTTAGTGGGTCTTCATCGTGAAGTCCCTGTATGCAGAGCTTACAAATCTAGACGTGTAGGGAGCGGCTGGCTCCTCCCTAGCCGTCCCAAGCGGCCGGCCCAAAAAGGAATTTTTTGTCCCGTTATCTATAAACGGAAATAACTCATACCATAATTCGTATAAGGATCATTCTAATCCATATTAGTATTAGGAAAAGCACTGTAAACGGAAAAACATCCATGTGAACATGTGTGAATGCATTTAATCTGGAGTTTTTAAAAATTTAAAAAGTCATATCTTTCAAACCGTGCGTCAGAATTAAGATACATTTTCACCGTTAAAATCCTCGTGACTTGCTTTTTAAAACTTGATCCCTCGTGAGTATGTTTTGACGAACTTTGTTTTGTGCAATTTAGTCCCTGTTTGGTGCAACTGCCTACCTATCGATGTGCAACTACCTAATAATTGATGTGCAACTTTTTCCCTATTCGTGGGCGTGCAGCTTTCACTTATGGCGCCTCAAACCCAAACTACCCCTTACTAGTGAGACGTGCAATCTCGTCTGCTGCTTCTACCAATTGCctagtagtcgatgtgcaacttTTCTCGTGTCTATAGATATCAATTTTCACCGTTTGCTACCTCCGCCAACTGCATAGCAATGGATGTGCAACTTCGGATGCTGCACCGACAACTCCTAACAGCTGGTGTGCAGTTTTTTCGAATCCCATGGATGTGTAGTTTTCACTGCTGGCACCCCGTCCCAACCACCCGTGCTAGTGAGATGCGCAACTTTAAGGGCCACTATAGGCAACTTTTTCTACCCTCGTAGATGTGCAGTTTTTCACCATCCAACAATCCTCGCCAGTGAGATGTGTAACTTCGTCTGTTGCCTAGGCCAATAGCCTAGCAGACTATGTGCAACTTCCTCTGTTGCCCCTGCCAACTGAAACTACAAATCCGCAAATAGAGAGGGAAAGGAGTTGCACATCAACTAATAGGCAGTTGGCTGAAACGACAAACTAAGTTGCACATAGCACTAGTAGGGTAGGTGGGGCAATGTATGCCAGTTGTGAAAAGTACACATGCACGAGTAGGGAGGGGTTGTACATCGACTACTAGGTAGTTGGTGTGAGCAGCAGACTAGTTGCACATCTCAAAAAATTAGTTGCCATGGTTGCTAGGTTGCGTCCTCATGCGAAGTTGGATCATGCGGCTCTAAAATTGATTTAAAAAAAAGTTACACCATGCAGTACTAAAGTTGCACCATACCTTACATTTTTAAGAAGTTGGTCACAATTCTCTCAAGTCTCAACATGCAAAGTGTCCACCTCAACGTCCCACTAAGAAATGCATTTAAGTCTTCTCTCCcaccactagtgcagaatcgggctttggtcccggtttgtagggacctttagtgtcggttctgcaaccggcactaaagggtggggactaaaccCCCCCTCTTTAGTGTCGGTtcatcacgaaccgggaccaaaggcccaccatgtGGCACGAGCCGGCGCCGGGGCTGGGGGCCTGACTAAAAGATTTAGGGGTTTATgggtttatgatttatttttccttttagttttgtgtttttcatttaattctttttcatttcaaacatattttacgctactacatattgtacacgttacgCTATATATAAATGGAATTTCActgatcatatatatatcatcgaatttcTCGCACGACCattcacacacacatacacacacatatatatatatatacatataatttggtatatacaatttctctAACAATTTGCAGATCATTACATGGAGGCATTACAGCTTGTAACAGTATTcttctttgggatctatgacctggtcgagcaaaaaccccgctatttcctcttgaattgctcgtacgtgatcctctggtaggagcttatcccgcatctCCATCATTTTTAAAGAagaagatcaatatgcatgtattagttgtctGTGTGTGTATattagataatgatgtaaaaattatgaataatgttctggcaaacgtacccattgaTCTCTATCAtttctgctcctttcggacgtcattatgcgaatgttctcgcaaacgtagtatgcacataaattattcaccggcgcctgcttcagggcctttacgagaatataaTTCAATcggataataattaatcaagcatgataatcgtattgaaactagaattaaagagacggtagatagctagtactagctacttAATTAATTACCCTTGGGTCGACACCATTTTAGCTTCagtttgatgaacttttcccaagccctgcccgccagcaaagaaaatgaataaagaagttattaattagttgatatcaggaaatgaactaaagaggccaacatatagttcaataatgattgaaattacctgtcgaccaCCCCCCTCACGATTGTGTAGTCATTAAcgtctttaagtagtgagtccagtacttgaaTTTTTCCCTCGTCAACTTCAATGATTAGCAGGATCTAGtgaaaactgcatgcgcacacatttgtataattaagcgggcatgtgcataactcatcaactacacttattaacatctagtaagcaaaaatagtatttgtAGCACAAGACAGTGTCACTCaccggaagttgtaaggaagtagtatttctGGTTGGGTATTTAGTCGCACTAAGAACTGTAGCAAGCTTTTCTCTGTGTCTTTTCGTTCCCATTGACGCGTccatgtctcttcattaatggtatttgggtcaatgaacccaatgccatagcgtctaactcttttcatttcatacatcttcattctgcataataccacagaaaagaatatagtgaggataattacaggttaTGAACGAGCACTACAACCAGCTAGAGACTTAAactacagaaagaaatcacttacagacaatagcaactgacgacagatttgtcgagtgcgtattgattgaataactgaaacatttcTTGAAACTCAACCCATAGATCTttttcatggaagtaatgctctgacttgactttcaccatgagggactctcgatcggtagTCTTTACTTCTCTCGTGtatcattgatgcaattcatacattcttgttGATAGCCGCGGAATCTGCTCAGGCTTGACCATAGGTTGGTCGCAGTCATATTTCTATTGTAGTTCCTCCTCTTTAAACGTTTCAAAGTTCTTGACGCCTAGGAGTTGTTCTACAGTGACACCGGCCTCTTGAGCCTGCCTTCTATgatcgtcggttattaccagctgatcgGCGCCGGCACTCACATGTGTTTGTACAATGAGCGGGGGGgtcgattgcaccgcctgttctcccagctggggaacagttttcccgcttttttggcagctgcttgAGCTCGGCTCCCTTCTTTTTTTGTGCTTGATATGACTTCTTGATAGAGCACTCATAGTCTGAGTCCCTATGCTTGACAGCTGGTTGAGCCATATCAATAAAGTGTTGCATGACATATGCTCAGGTACTTTCTCCTCTGGCAGCGggggcggtttcggtccaaaatgggccttCACTTGGGCAGCCACTTCGGCTTCGTTTTCCTCTTCAGTCAAGTGGTAAGGCAACCTCGGAAGAGGCTTGAAGCTTGGACCAAATTTGTATTTCTTGCCTCcttgtctgctacctcttgagcatgcattggttttcccttgaagaggaaagggtgatgcagcaaagtagtgtaagtatttccctcagtttttgagaaccaaggtatcaatccagtaggagtacacacacaagtccctcgtacctacacaaacaaataagaaccttgcaaccaacgcgataaaggggttgtcaatcccttcacgaccacttacaaaagtgagatctgatagagatgataagataatatttttggtatttttatgataaagattgaaagtaaagattgcaaaatagacggcgaca
Coding sequences within:
- the LOC123077688 gene encoding protein IWS1 homolog A; amino-acid sequence: MADGALLDLLPQIHALFSDQLRVISYKWLSRNFSVSSNDAKRLLQEFVNKHGSDHEVIYSVSGWLKNNPQNYCVKLTSSSKLEEARRTFKDSCSVQVYSIQACIPKDTAVLWNPEFVQAEELFNQPFDEENCLRDNRFCGVRNSFVKRTTTGKHVSSMPPKPTNSVVAPAVPKPSSAPKGQSSIVRQQDLPEPSDQVKETNIKAEKDNAPVLDKTVNAPSVKEPSVGVHANKTKAQNGKALPSNGASLATMWGRASAKPKAPAVTKAKDLPSVAVTADAQICAKEEADADSSDDEKSAHYKRASNGASNRKRRAIFDCSDDDNDDDDFVAIASPEPPKQDARNPVTEAAQDNISEQKKVESKQDTVSDVKGFTKGTDSEFTSECKTGSDNGINGSGITLKEKANDPPIDENKKDLAAETASTSPKRRKVLKTRIDERGREVTEVVWEGEAPASDKAEKNVTTTDATNRPTLPSKPQPAANTDRNSAPSKTAGSKKPAKAAAPKQGKNIMSFFKKV